From the genome of Castor canadensis chromosome 4, mCasCan1.hap1v2, whole genome shotgun sequence, one region includes:
- the LOC141422516 gene encoding uncharacterized protein: MLKPSTIEMHTFEDLAREMQLKEENRQKIYTLGKSYDTVSGRIVTMTGKTKEGEKVAQPSTLEALQKMERSMSESVKVTPILAEYEVLEALADEKSRRGPEVQTAKRKLSESLAPIKEAESRQQSPEEDDLKKAPKLGEGAPIHPHPESMRPSKAEQVPESEVLKVGLFGPRRKNLSEWRYSQEPDFTFATAHYVTESSASRVVVTSGCHSVTV, from the coding sequence ATGCTAAAACCTAGCACTATTGAAATGCACACCTTTGAAGACTTGGCCCGAGAAATgcaactgaaagaagaaaacagacagaaaatCTACACTCTAGGAAAATCCTATGACACGGTCTCGGGAAGAATTGTTACTATGACTGGGAAAaccaaagagggagagaaagtggCACAGCCCTCTACCCTGGAAGCTCTGCAGAAAATGGAGAGGAGCATGTCAGAGTCGGTGAAGGTCACTCCCATCCTTGCTGAATATGAGGTCCTGGAAGCCCTTGCTGATGAGAAATCCAGGAGAGGACCCGAAGTCCAGACTGCAAAGCGAAAATTGTCAGAATCCCTGGCACCCATCAAGGAAGCAGAGTCTCGACAACAGAGTCCTGAAGAAGATGACCTCAAGAAGGCTCCAAAGCTGGGAGAGGGTGCACCCATCCACCCTCACCcagaaagcatgagacccagcAAAGCAGAGCAAGTGCCTGAGAGCGAGGTCCTGAAAGTGGGACTCTTTGGTCCCCGAAGGAAGAACCTGTCTGAATGGAGATATTCCCAGGAGCCGGACTTTACATTTGCTACTGCTCATTACGTCACCGAGTCGTCTGCATCCCGAGTGGTGGTAACCAGTGGCTGTCATTCGGTCACAGTTTAA